From Pantoea sp. Ep11b, the proteins below share one genomic window:
- the rpsD gene encoding 30S ribosomal protein S4 produces the protein MARYLGPKLKLSRREGTDLFLKSGVRAIDSKCKIEQAPGQHGARKPRLSDYGGQLREKQKVRRIYGVLERQFRNYYKEAARLKGNTGENLLALLEGRLDNVVYRMGFGATRAEARQLVSHKSVLVNGRVVNIASYQVSPNDVVSIREKAKKQSRVKAALELAEQREKPTWLEVDATKMEGVFKRIPERTDLSADINEHLIVELYSK, from the coding sequence ATGGCAAGATATTTGGGTCCTAAGCTCAAGCTGAGCCGTCGTGAGGGCACTGACTTATTCCTTAAGTCTGGCGTTCGCGCGATCGATTCCAAGTGTAAGATTGAACAAGCCCCTGGTCAGCATGGTGCGCGTAAACCGCGTCTGTCTGATTACGGCGGTCAGTTACGTGAAAAGCAGAAAGTTCGTCGTATCTACGGCGTGCTGGAGCGTCAGTTCCGTAACTACTATAAAGAAGCAGCTCGTCTGAAAGGCAACACCGGTGAAAACCTGTTGGCTCTGCTGGAAGGTCGTCTGGACAACGTTGTTTATCGTATGGGCTTTGGTGCCACTCGTGCAGAAGCACGTCAGCTGGTAAGCCATAAGTCTGTTCTGGTAAACGGTCGCGTTGTTAACATCGCTTCTTATCAGGTATCTCCGAATGATGTTGTTAGCATCCGTGAGAAAGCCAAAAAGCAATCTCGCGTGAAGGCCGCTCTGGAGCTGGCTGAGCAGCGTGAAAAGCCAACCTGGCTGGAAGTTGATGCGACTAAGATGGAAGGTGTGTTCAAGCGTATTCCTGAACGTACTGATCTGTCTGCGGACATTAACGAACACCTGATCGTCGAGCTTTACTCCAAGTAA
- the rpsK gene encoding 30S ribosomal protein S11 produces MAKAPVRARKRVRKQVSDGVAHVHASFNNTIVTITDRQGNALGWATAGGSGFRGSRKSTPFAAQVAAERCAEAVKDYGIKNLEVMVKGPGPGRESTIRALNAAGFRITNITDVTPIPHNGCRPPKKRRV; encoded by the coding sequence ATGGCAAAGGCACCAGTTCGTGCACGTAAGCGTGTAAGAAAACAAGTCTCAGATGGCGTGGCTCATGTCCATGCTTCTTTTAACAACACCATCGTTACCATTACTGATCGTCAGGGTAACGCACTGGGTTGGGCAACCGCCGGTGGTTCCGGTTTCCGCGGTTCACGTAAATCCACTCCGTTTGCTGCTCAGGTCGCTGCAGAGCGCTGTGCAGAAGCGGTAAAAGATTACGGAATTAAGAATCTGGAAGTTATGGTAAAGGGTCCGGGTCCGGGTCGCGAATCTACTATTCGTGCTCTGAACGCCGCTGGTTTCCGCATCACTAATATTACTGATGTGACTCCTATCCCTCATAACGGTTGTCGTCCGCCGAAAAAACGTCGCGTATAA
- the rpsM gene encoding 30S ribosomal protein S13: MARIAGINIPDQKHTVIALTSIFGIGKTRSKAICASTGIAENVKISELSEEQIDQLRDAVAKFVVEGDLRREITLSIKRLMDLGCYRGLRHRRGLPVRGQRTKTNARTRKGPRKPIKK, from the coding sequence GTGGCCCGTATAGCAGGCATTAACATTCCTGATCAAAAACATACCGTTATCGCATTAACTTCGATCTTCGGTATCGGCAAAACTCGTTCAAAAGCCATCTGCGCTTCAACGGGTATTGCTGAAAATGTTAAGATCAGTGAGCTGTCTGAAGAACAAATTGATCAGCTGCGTGATGCAGTTGCGAAATTCGTTGTTGAAGGTGATCTGCGCCGTGAAATCACCCTGAGCATCAAGCGTCTTATGGACCTTGGTTGCTACCGTGGTTTGCGCCATCGTCGTGGTCTTCCGGTTCGCGGTCAGCGTACCAAGACCAACGCACGTACCCGTAAGGGTCCGCGTAAACCGATCAAGAAATAA
- the rpmJ gene encoding 50S ribosomal protein L36: MKVRASVKRLCRNCKIIRRDGVVRVICSAEPKHKQRQG, encoded by the coding sequence ATGAAAGTTCGTGCTTCCGTCAAGAGATTATGTCGTAACTGCAAAATCATTCGTCGCGACGGTGTCGTACGTGTGATCTGCAGCGCCGAGCCAAAGCATAAACAGCGCCAAGGCTGA
- the secY gene encoding preprotein translocase subunit SecY, which yields MAKQPGLDFQSAKGGFGELKRRLLFVIGALIVFRIGSFIPIPGIDATVLAKLLEQQRGTIIEMFNMFSGGALSRASIFALGIMPYISASIIIQLLTVVHPALAEIKKEGEAGRRKISQYTRYGTLVLAIFQSIGIATGLPNMPGMQGLVMNPGFAFYFTAVVSLVSGTMFLMWLGEQITERGIGNGISIIIFAGIVAGLPPAIGHTIEQARQGDLHFLLLLLVAVLVFAVTFFVIFVERGQRRIVVNYAKRQQGRRVYAAQSTHLPLKVNMAGVIPAIFASSIILFPATIASWFGGGTGWNWLTTISLYLQPGQPLYVLLYATAIIFFCFFYTALVFNPRETADNLKKSGAFVPGIRPGEQTAKYIDKVMTRLTLIGALYITFICLIPEFMRDAMKVPFYFGGTSLLIVVVVIMDFMAQVQTLMMSSQYESALKKANLKGYGR from the coding sequence ATGGCTAAACAACCGGGATTAGATTTTCAAAGCGCCAAAGGCGGCTTTGGTGAGCTGAAACGCAGACTACTGTTTGTTATCGGCGCACTAATTGTCTTCCGAATTGGCTCTTTTATTCCAATCCCTGGTATTGATGCCACTGTACTTGCCAAACTGCTTGAGCAACAGCGTGGCACCATCATTGAAATGTTTAACATGTTCTCTGGTGGTGCTCTCAGCCGTGCTTCTATTTTCGCACTGGGTATCATGCCGTACATTTCGGCATCGATTATTATCCAGTTATTAACGGTGGTTCATCCAGCGTTAGCGGAAATTAAGAAAGAAGGGGAGGCTGGCCGTCGTAAGATTAGCCAGTACACCCGATACGGTACGTTGGTATTGGCCATATTCCAGTCGATCGGTATTGCTACCGGTCTGCCGAATATGCCAGGAATGCAAGGTCTGGTCATGAATCCAGGCTTTGCCTTCTACTTTACCGCTGTTGTGAGTCTGGTCTCAGGAACCATGTTCCTGATGTGGCTGGGCGAACAGATTACTGAACGGGGTATCGGTAACGGTATTTCGATCATTATCTTCGCGGGTATTGTTGCGGGTCTTCCGCCGGCCATTGGCCATACCATCGAGCAAGCGCGGCAAGGCGACCTGCACTTCCTCTTGTTGCTGTTGGTTGCAGTACTCGTATTCGCAGTGACCTTCTTTGTTATCTTCGTTGAACGTGGTCAGCGCCGCATTGTGGTGAACTACGCAAAACGTCAACAGGGTCGTCGCGTTTACGCTGCACAGAGCACACATTTACCGTTGAAAGTGAACATGGCGGGTGTTATCCCAGCCATCTTTGCTTCCAGCATTATTCTGTTCCCGGCAACGATTGCATCGTGGTTTGGGGGCGGTACCGGTTGGAACTGGCTGACAACAATTTCGCTGTATTTGCAGCCAGGACAGCCGCTTTATGTGCTACTCTATGCGACTGCAATTATCTTCTTCTGTTTCTTCTATACGGCGTTGGTTTTCAACCCACGTGAAACAGCAGATAACCTGAAGAAGTCTGGTGCATTCGTACCGGGAATTCGTCCGGGAGAGCAAACGGCGAAGTATATTGATAAAGTGATGACACGTCTGACCTTAATCGGCGCGCTGTACATTACTTTTATCTGCCTTATCCCGGAGTTCATGCGTGATGCGATGAAGGTTCCCTTCTACTTTGGCGGTACTTCGCTGCTTATCGTAGTTGTCGTCATCATGGACTTTATGGCTCAAGTGCAAACTCTGATGATGTCAAGTCAGTACGAGTCGGCACTGAAGAAAGCTAACCTGAAAGGCTACGGCCGTTAA
- the rplO gene encoding 50S ribosomal protein L15: MRLNTLSPAEGSKHATKRLGRGIGSGLGKTGGRGHKGQNSRSGGGVRRGFEGGQMPLYRRLPKFGFTSRKAMITTEIRLSDLAKVEGGIVDLNALKAANIVGVQIEFVKVILSGEVSTPVTVRGLRVTKGARAAIEAAGGKIEE, translated from the coding sequence ATGCGTTTAAATACTCTGTCTCCGGCCGAAGGGTCTAAGCACGCTACCAAGCGTCTGGGTCGTGGTATCGGTTCTGGCCTCGGAAAAACCGGTGGTCGTGGTCACAAAGGTCAGAACTCTCGTTCTGGCGGTGGCGTACGTCGCGGTTTCGAAGGTGGTCAGATGCCTCTGTACCGTCGTCTGCCGAAGTTCGGTTTCACCTCTCGCAAAGCGATGATCACCACAGAGATTCGTCTGTCTGATCTGGCGAAAGTTGAAGGCGGTATCGTCGACCTGAACGCGCTGAAAGCAGCCAACATTGTCGGTGTTCAGATTGAATTCGTTAAAGTAATTCTGTCTGGTGAAGTTTCTACACCGGTAACGGTTCGCGGTCTGCGTGTCACCAAAGGTGCTCGTGCTGCAATCGAAGCTGCTGGCGGTAAAATCGAGGAATAA
- the rpmD gene encoding 50S ribosomal protein L30, translating to MAKTIKITQTRSAIGRLPKHKATLVGLGLRRIGHTVEREDTPAVRGMVNAVSYMVKVEE from the coding sequence ATGGCTAAGACTATTAAAATCACTCAAACCCGCAGTGCTATTGGCCGTTTGCCTAAGCATAAAGCCACTCTGGTTGGCCTGGGTCTGCGTCGTATTGGCCACACCGTTGAGCGTGAAGACACGCCTGCAGTACGCGGTATGGTTAACGCGGTTTCCTATATGGTTAAAGTGGAGGAGTAA
- the rpsE gene encoding 30S ribosomal protein S5, protein MAHIEKQAGELQEKLIAVNRVSKTVKGGRIFSFTALTVVGDGNGRVGFGYGKAREVPAAIQKAMEKARRNMVNVALTNGTLQHPVKGAHTGSRVFMQPASEGTGIIAGGAMRAVLEVAGVHNVLAKAYGSTNPINVVRATIDGLGNMKSPEMVAAKRGKSVEEILG, encoded by the coding sequence ATGGCACACATCGAGAAACAAGCTGGCGAACTGCAGGAAAAACTGATCGCGGTAAACCGTGTTTCTAAAACTGTTAAAGGTGGTCGTATTTTCTCCTTCACAGCACTGACTGTGGTAGGCGATGGTAACGGTCGCGTAGGTTTTGGTTACGGTAAAGCGCGTGAAGTTCCAGCAGCGATCCAGAAAGCGATGGAGAAAGCCCGTCGCAACATGGTTAACGTCGCGCTGACCAACGGCACCCTGCAGCACCCTGTTAAAGGTGCACACACGGGTTCCCGCGTGTTCATGCAGCCGGCTTCAGAAGGTACCGGTATCATCGCCGGTGGTGCAATGCGCGCCGTTCTGGAAGTCGCTGGAGTTCATAACGTTCTGGCAAAAGCCTATGGTTCTACTAACCCGATTAACGTGGTTCGTGCAACTATCGACGGCCTGGGCAATATGAAATCTCCGGAAATGGTCGCTGCTAAGCGTGGTAAATCCGTTGAAGAAATTCTGGGGTAA
- the rplR gene encoding 50S ribosomal protein L18, with translation MDKKSARIRRATRARRKLKELGATRLVVHRTPRHIYAQVIAPNGSEVLVAASTVEKAITEQLKYTGNKEAAAAVGKAIAERAIEKGITGVSFDRSGFQYHGRVQALADAAREAGLQF, from the coding sequence ATGGATAAGAAATCTGCTCGTATCCGTCGTGCGACCCGTGCACGTCGCAAGCTCAAAGAGCTGGGTGCTACTCGCCTGGTGGTACATCGTACCCCGCGTCATATTTACGCACAGGTAATCGCCCCGAACGGTTCCGAAGTTCTGGTCGCTGCTTCTACTGTAGAAAAAGCTATCACTGAACAACTGAAGTATACCGGTAATAAAGAAGCCGCAGCTGCAGTAGGTAAAGCTATCGCAGAACGCGCAATCGAAAAAGGCATCACTGGTGTTTCTTTCGACCGTTCCGGTTTCCAATATCATGGTCGCGTCCAGGCACTGGCAGATGCTGCCCGTGAAGCTGGCCTTCAGTTCTAA
- the rplF gene encoding 50S ribosomal protein L6, which translates to MSRVAKAPVVVPAGVEVKLDGQVISIKGKNGELTRTINDAVEVKHADNALTFAPREGFVDGWAQAGTSRALLNAMVIGVTEGFTKKLQLVGVGYRAAIKGNVVNLSLGFSHPVDHQLPAGITAECPTQTEIVLKGADKQLIGQVAADLRAYRRPEPYKGKGVRYADEVVRTKEAKKK; encoded by the coding sequence ATGTCTCGTGTTGCTAAAGCACCTGTCGTTGTTCCTGCCGGCGTAGAGGTAAAACTCGACGGTCAGGTAATTTCGATTAAAGGTAAAAACGGCGAGCTGACTCGTACTATCAATGATGCTGTTGAAGTTAAGCATGCTGACAACGCTCTGACTTTCGCTCCGCGCGAAGGCTTCGTTGACGGCTGGGCGCAGGCGGGTACTTCTCGCGCGCTGCTGAACGCAATGGTTATCGGTGTTACCGAAGGCTTCACTAAGAAGCTGCAGCTGGTTGGTGTAGGTTATCGTGCTGCCATCAAAGGCAACGTGGTTAACCTGTCTCTGGGCTTTTCTCATCCAGTCGATCACCAGCTGCCCGCGGGAATCACTGCAGAATGTCCTACTCAGACTGAGATCGTGCTGAAAGGCGCTGATAAGCAGCTGATTGGTCAGGTTGCAGCGGACCTGCGCGCCTACCGTCGTCCTGAGCCTTACAAAGGCAAGGGTGTCCGTTACGCCGACGAAGTCGTGCGTACCAAAGAGGCTAAGAAGAAGTAA
- the rpsH gene encoding 30S ribosomal protein S8: MSMQDPIADMLTRIRNGQAANKVAVTMPSSKLKLAIANVLKEEGYIEDFKIEGDIKLELELTLKYFQGKAVVESIQRVSRPGLRIYKKKDELPKVMAGMGIAVVSTSKGVMTDRAARQAGLGGEIICYVA, translated from the coding sequence ATGAGCATGCAAGATCCGATCGCGGATATGCTGACCCGTATCCGTAACGGTCAGGCCGCGAACAAAGTTGCGGTCACCATGCCTTCCTCCAAGCTGAAATTGGCAATTGCCAACGTTCTGAAGGAAGAAGGATATATTGAAGATTTCAAAATCGAAGGCGACATCAAGCTGGAACTGGAACTGACTCTTAAGTATTTCCAGGGTAAAGCTGTTGTAGAAAGCATTCAGCGAGTAAGCCGTCCTGGCCTGCGCATCTATAAGAAAAAAGATGAGCTGCCAAAGGTAATGGCTGGTATGGGCATCGCTGTAGTTTCTACATCCAAAGGTGTCATGACTGATCGTGCAGCGCGCCAGGCTGGTCTTGGTGGCGAAATTATCTGCTACGTAGCGTAA
- the rpsN gene encoding 30S ribosomal protein S14 produces MAKQSMKAREVKRAKLADKFFAKRAELKAIISDVNASDEDRWDAVLKLQSLPRDSSPSRQRNRCRQTGRPHGFLRKFGLSRIKVREAAMRGEIPGLKKASW; encoded by the coding sequence ATGGCTAAGCAATCTATGAAAGCACGCGAAGTTAAGCGTGCGAAATTAGCAGACAAATTCTTCGCTAAACGCGCTGAACTGAAAGCGATCATCTCTGATGTGAACGCTTCCGACGAAGATCGTTGGGATGCTGTTCTGAAGCTGCAGAGTCTGCCGCGTGATTCCAGCCCTTCACGTCAGCGTAACCGCTGCCGTCAAACAGGTCGTCCGCACGGTTTCCTGCGGAAGTTTGGGTTGAGCCGTATCAAGGTCCGCGAAGCCGCCATGCGCGGTGAAATTCCGGGTCTGAAAAAGGCTAGCTGGTAA
- the rplE gene encoding 50S ribosomal protein L5: MAKLHDYYKDEVVRKLMTEFGYNSVMQVPRVEKITLNMGVGEAIADKKLLDNAAADLAAISGQKPLVTKARKSVAGFKIRQGYPIGCKVTLRGERMWEFFERLVTIAVPRIRDFRGLSAKSFDGRGNYSMGVREQIIFPEIDYDKVDRVRGLDITITTTAKSDDEGRALLAAFDFPFRK, translated from the coding sequence ATGGCGAAACTGCATGATTACTACAAAGACGAAGTAGTCCGGAAACTCATGACAGAGTTTGGCTACAATTCTGTCATGCAAGTCCCTCGGGTCGAGAAGATCACCCTGAACATGGGTGTTGGTGAAGCGATCGCTGACAAGAAACTGCTGGATAACGCAGCAGCTGACCTGGCAGCAATCTCCGGTCAAAAACCGCTGGTCACCAAAGCACGCAAATCAGTTGCAGGCTTCAAAATCCGTCAGGGCTATCCGATCGGCTGTAAAGTAACTCTGCGTGGCGAGCGCATGTGGGAGTTCTTTGAGCGTCTGGTCACCATTGCTGTTCCACGTATCCGTGACTTCCGTGGCTTGTCCGCTAAGTCATTCGATGGCCGTGGCAACTACAGCATGGGTGTACGTGAACAGATCATCTTCCCAGAAATCGACTACGACAAAGTCGATCGCGTTCGTGGTTTGGATATCACCATTACCACTACTGCGAAATCTGATGATGAAGGCCGTGCTCTGCTGGCTGCCTTTGACTTCCCGTTCCGTAAGTAA
- the rplX gene encoding 50S ribosomal protein L24, with protein MAAKIRRNDEVIVLTGKDKGKRGKVKNVLSSGKVIVEGINLVKKHQKPVPALNQPGGIVEKEAAIQVSNVALFNAATGKADRVGFRFEDGKKVRFFKSNSETIK; from the coding sequence ATGGCAGCTAAAATCCGTCGTAACGACGAAGTTATCGTGTTGACCGGTAAAGATAAAGGTAAACGCGGTAAAGTTAAGAATGTCCTGTCTTCTGGTAAGGTCATCGTTGAAGGTATCAACCTGGTGAAGAAACATCAGAAGCCGGTTCCGGCTCTGAACCAGCCAGGTGGCATCGTTGAAAAAGAAGCTGCTATTCAGGTTTCTAACGTTGCACTGTTCAACGCGGCAACTGGTAAGGCTGACCGTGTAGGCTTTAGATTCGAAGACGGCAAAAAAGTCCGTTTCTTTAAGTCTAATAGCGAAACTATCAAGTAA
- the rplN gene encoding 50S ribosomal protein L14 — MIQEQTMLNVADNSGARRVMCIKVLGGSHRRYAGVGDIIKVTIKEAIPRGKVKKGDVLKAVVVRTRKGVRRPDGSVIRFDGNACVILNNNSEQPIGTRIFGPVTRELRTEKFMKIISLAPEVL, encoded by the coding sequence ATGATCCAAGAACAGACTATGCTGAACGTCGCCGACAACTCCGGTGCACGTCGCGTAATGTGTATCAAGGTTCTGGGTGGCTCGCACCGTCGCTACGCAGGCGTCGGTGACATCATCAAAGTTACCATCAAGGAAGCAATTCCGCGTGGTAAAGTGAAGAAAGGTGATGTCCTGAAGGCGGTAGTGGTGCGCACCAGGAAGGGTGTTCGTCGCCCGGACGGTTCTGTCATTCGCTTCGATGGTAATGCATGCGTTATTCTGAACAATAACAGTGAGCAGCCTATCGGTACGCGTATTTTTGGGCCGGTAACTCGTGAACTTCGTACTGAAAAGTTCATGAAAATTATCTCTCTGGCACCAGAAGTACTCTAA
- the rpsQ gene encoding 30S ribosomal protein S17 produces the protein MTDKIRTLQGRVVSDKMQKSAVVAIERFVKHPIYGKFIKRTTKLHIHDENNECGIGDVVEIRECRPLSKTKSWTLVRVIEKAVL, from the coding sequence ATGACCGATAAAATCCGTACTCTGCAGGGTCGTGTAGTAAGTGACAAAATGCAGAAATCTGCAGTTGTTGCTATCGAACGTTTCGTGAAACACCCGATCTACGGCAAATTCATTAAGCGTACGACTAAGCTGCACATCCATGACGAGAACAATGAATGTGGAATTGGTGACGTGGTAGAAATCCGCGAATGCCGTCCACTGTCCAAGACTAAATCCTGGACCCTGGTTCGCGTAATCGAGAAAGCTGTTCTGTAA
- the rpmC gene encoding 50S ribosomal protein L29, producing the protein MKATELREKSVEELNTELLNLLREQFNLRMQAASGQLQQTHLLKQVRRDVARVKTLLTEKAGS; encoded by the coding sequence ATGAAAGCAACTGAGCTGCGTGAAAAAAGCGTTGAAGAGCTGAACACTGAGCTGCTTAATCTGCTGCGTGAGCAATTTAACCTGCGCATGCAGGCAGCATCTGGCCAACTGCAGCAGACTCATCTGCTGAAACAGGTTCGCCGTGATGTTGCACGCGTTAAGACTTTACTGACTGAGAAGGCGGGTTCGTAA
- the rplP gene encoding 50S ribosomal protein L16, translating to MLQPKRTKFRKVHKGRNRGLAAGTDVSFGTFGLKAVGRGRLTARQIEAARRAMTRAVKRQGKIWIRVFPDKPITEKPLEVRMGKGKGNVEYWVALIQPGKVLYEMDGVPEELAREAFKLAAAKLPIKTTFVTKTVM from the coding sequence ATGTTACAACCAAAGCGTACGAAATTCCGTAAAGTGCACAAAGGCCGTAACCGCGGTCTGGCTGCGGGTACGGATGTCAGCTTCGGTACTTTCGGTCTGAAAGCTGTTGGCCGTGGTCGTCTGACTGCTCGTCAGATCGAAGCAGCACGTCGTGCTATGACCCGTGCAGTTAAGCGTCAAGGTAAGATCTGGATCCGAGTATTCCCGGACAAACCGATCACCGAGAAGCCGCTGGAAGTGCGTATGGGTAAAGGTAAGGGTAACGTAGAGTATTGGGTTGCCCTGATCCAGCCTGGTAAAGTCCTGTATGAAATGGACGGCGTACCAGAAGAGCTGGCCCGTGAAGCATTCAAGCTGGCAGCAGCAAAACTGCCTATCAAAACCACCTTTGTAACTAAGACGGTGATGTAA
- the rpsC gene encoding 30S ribosomal protein S3, with translation MGQKVHPNGIRLGIVKPWNSTWFANTNEFADNLDSDFKVRQFLTKELAKASVSRIVIERPAKSIRVTIHTARPGIVIGKKGEDVEKLRTVVAKIAGVPAQINIAEVRKPELDAKLVADSITSQLERRVMFRRAMKRAVQNAMRLGAKGIKVEVSGRLGGAEIARTEWYREGRVPLHTLRADIDYNTSEAHTTYGVIGVKVWIFKGEILGGMAAVEQPEPAAQPKKQQRKGRK, from the coding sequence ATGGGTCAGAAAGTACATCCTAATGGTATTCGCCTGGGTATTGTAAAACCATGGAACTCTACCTGGTTTGCGAACACCAACGAATTCGCTGACAACCTGGACAGCGATTTTAAAGTACGTCAGTTCCTGACTAAAGAACTGGCTAAAGCATCTGTCTCTCGTATCGTTATCGAGCGTCCAGCGAAGAGCATCCGTGTGACTATTCACACCGCTCGTCCGGGCATCGTTATCGGTAAGAAAGGTGAAGATGTCGAAAAACTGCGCACGGTCGTCGCGAAAATCGCTGGCGTTCCTGCACAGATCAATATCGCCGAAGTCCGCAAGCCGGAACTGGACGCGAAACTGGTAGCTGACAGCATCACTTCACAGCTGGAGCGTCGTGTGATGTTCCGTCGTGCTATGAAGCGTGCAGTTCAGAACGCCATGCGTCTTGGCGCGAAGGGTATTAAAGTTGAAGTTAGCGGCCGTCTGGGTGGCGCTGAGATCGCACGTACCGAATGGTACCGTGAAGGTCGCGTGCCATTGCACACTCTGCGTGCTGACATTGACTACAACACCTCTGAAGCGCACACCACTTATGGTGTAATCGGCGTTAAGGTATGGATCTTCAAAGGTGAGATCCTGGGTGGTATGGCTGCTGTTGAACAACCGGAACCGGCTGCTCAACCTAAAAAGCAGCAGCGTAAAGGCCGTAAGTAA
- the rplV gene encoding 50S ribosomal protein L22, producing METIAQHRHARSSAQKVRLVADLIRGKKVSQALDILTYTNKKAAVLVKKVLESAIANAEHNDGADIDDLKITKIFVDEGPTMKRIMPRAKGRADRILKRTSHITVVVSDR from the coding sequence ATGGAAACTATTGCTCAACATCGCCACGCTCGTTCTTCTGCTCAGAAGGTTCGCCTTGTTGCTGACCTGATTCGCGGTAAGAAAGTGTCGCAGGCTCTGGACATTTTGACCTACACCAACAAGAAAGCGGCTGTACTGGTCAAGAAAGTTCTGGAATCTGCCATTGCTAACGCCGAACACAACGATGGCGCTGATATCGACGATCTGAAAATCACGAAAATTTTCGTTGATGAAGGTCCGACCATGAAACGCATTATGCCGCGTGCCAAAGGTCGTGCAGATCGCATCCTGAAGCGCACCAGCCACATTACTGTGGTTGTGTCCGATCGCTGA
- the rpsS gene encoding 30S ribosomal protein S19, protein MPRSLKKGPFIDLHLLKKVEKAVESGDKKPLRTWSRRSTIFPNMIGLTIAVHNGRQHVPVFVSDEMVGHKLGEFAPTRTYRGHAADKKAKKK, encoded by the coding sequence ATGCCACGTTCTCTCAAGAAAGGTCCTTTTATTGACCTGCACTTGCTGAAGAAGGTAGAGAAAGCGGTGGAAAGCGGTGACAAGAAGCCTTTGCGCACTTGGTCCCGTCGTTCAACGATCTTTCCTAACATGATCGGTTTGACCATCGCTGTCCATAATGGTCGTCAGCACGTTCCTGTCTTTGTTTCCGACGAAATGGTTGGTCACAAACTGGGTGAATTCGCGCCGACACGTACTTATCGCGGTCACGCGGCTGATAAAAAAGCCAAGAAGAAATAA
- the rplB gene encoding 50S ribosomal protein L2, translating into MAVVKCKPTSPGRRHVVKVVNAELHKGKPFAPLVEKNSKSGGRNNNGRITTRHIGGGHKQAYRIVDFKRNKDGIPAVVERLEYDPNRSANIALVLYKDGERRYILAPKGLKAGDQIQSGVDAAIKAGNTLPMRNIPVGSTVHNVEMKPGKGGQIARSAGAYVQIVAREGSYVTLRLRSGEMRKVESDCRATLGEVGNAEHMLRVLGKAGAARWRGVRPTVRGTAMNPVDHPHGGGEGRNFGKHPVSPWGVQTKGKKTRSNKRTDKFIVRRRSK; encoded by the coding sequence ATGGCAGTTGTTAAATGTAAACCGACATCTCCGGGTCGTCGCCATGTAGTTAAAGTGGTAAACGCGGAGCTGCACAAGGGCAAACCATTTGCCCCGCTGGTAGAAAAAAACAGCAAATCCGGTGGCCGTAACAACAATGGTCGTATCACTACCCGTCACATCGGTGGTGGTCACAAGCAGGCTTATCGTATTGTTGACTTCAAACGCAACAAAGACGGTATCCCGGCAGTTGTTGAACGTCTTGAGTACGATCCGAACCGCTCTGCGAACATCGCACTGGTTCTGTACAAAGACGGCGAGCGCCGTTACATCCTGGCCCCTAAAGGCCTGAAAGCCGGCGACCAGATCCAATCTGGCGTTGATGCTGCGATTAAAGCAGGTAACACTCTGCCGATGCGTAACATCCCGGTGGGTTCAACCGTGCATAACGTAGAAATGAAACCAGGCAAAGGCGGTCAGATTGCTCGCTCAGCCGGTGCTTACGTGCAGATCGTTGCGCGTGAAGGTTCTTACGTTACCCTGCGTCTGCGTTCAGGTGAAATGCGTAAAGTCGAGTCTGACTGCCGCGCAACACTGGGCGAAGTCGGTAATGCTGAGCACATGCTCCGCGTTCTGGGTAAAGCTGGTGCAGCCCGTTGGCGTGGTGTTCGTCCGACCGTTCGTGGTACCGCGATGAACCCAGTTGATCACCCGCACGGTGGTGGTGAAGGTCGTAACTTTGGTAAGCACCCGGTTTCACCGTGGGGCGTTCAGACCAAAGGTAAGAAGACCCGTAGCAACAAGCGTACCGATAAATTTATCGTACGTCGCCGTAGCAAATAA